Proteins encoded within one genomic window of Tamandua tetradactyla isolate mTamTet1 chromosome 11, mTamTet1.pri, whole genome shotgun sequence:
- the CRTC1 gene encoding LOW QUALITY PROTEIN: CREB-regulated transcription coactivator 1 (The sequence of the model RefSeq protein was modified relative to this genomic sequence to represent the inferred CDS: inserted 4 bases in 2 codons): MATSNNPRKFSEKIALHNQKQAEETAAFEEVMKDLSLTRAARLQLQKSQYLQLGPSRGQYYGGSLPNVNQLGSGSADLPFQTPFPPSGLDTSRTTRHHGLVDRVCRERSRLGSPHRRPLSVDKHGRQVDSCPYGSVYLSPPADTSWRRTNSDSALHQSTMTPTQSEPFPGGSADTHQKRVLLLTVPGMEETTSDVDRSISKQPWDAKKAGSRPKSCEVPGINIFPSADQESTAALIPATHNTGGSLPDLTTIHFPSPLPTPLDPDEPALPPLSSASSTGSLAADLTHMAVGAGRGVGTVGSSAQHRQPGVGPLALSSEARRQQGPSLSPLSPITQAVAMDALSLEQQLPYAFFAQAGSQPPPQPQPPPPPPSASQQQPPPQVHSRLXPGSSPRPSAHLLVGGPQPLPLAVTAPPXSPQSPADSPGQPAMGIDLASVPPLQQYRAGAGSPANQSPTSPVSNQGFSPGSSPQHSSTLGSVFGDSYYEQQMAARQANALSQQLEQFNMLESALGSSGLYSPGSTLSYSQAATLGLAGSPGRLADTQPLAFSSHGSIPNIILTVTGESPPSLSKELTSTLAGVGVGDVPFDADPQFPLDELKIDPLTLDGLHMLNDPDMVLADPATEDTFRLDRL; this comes from the exons CTCCAGCTTCAGAAGTCGCAGTACCTGCAGCTGGGCCCCAGCCGCGGCCAGTACTACGGAGGCTCCCTGCCCAATGTCAACCAGCTCGGCAGCGGCAGCGCAGacctgcccttccag ACTCCCTTCCCACCCTCGGGCCTGGACACCAGCCGGACAACACGGCACCACGGCCTGGTAGACAGGGTGTGCCGGGAGCGCAGCCGGCTCGGATCCCCCCACCGCCGGCCCTTGTCGGTGGACAAGCATGGACGGCAG GTGGACAGCTGTCCCTACGGCTCCGTGTACCTCTCCCCGCCAGCCGACACCAGCTGGAGGAG GACCAATTCGGACTCCGCCCTGCACCAGAGCACAATGACACCTACCCAGTCAGAGCCCTTCCCAGGAGGGTCTGCAGACACCCACCAGAAAAGAG TCCTCCTGCTGACAGTCCCGGGGATGGAGGAGACCACATCGGACGTGGACAGAAGCATCTCGAAGCAACCATGGGACGCCAAGAAG GCGGGGTCCCGGCCCAAGTCCTGCGAGGTTCCCGGCATCAA CATCTTCCCGTCCGCCGACCAGGAGAGCACAGCAGCCCTGATCCCCGCCACCCACAACACGGGGGGCTCCCTGCCCGACCTGACCACCATCCACTTTCCGTCCCCGCTGCCCACGCCGCTGGACCCCGACGAACCCGCCCTGCCGCCCCTCAGCAGTGCCAGCAGCACCGGCAGCCTCGCCGCTGACCTCACCCACATGGCCGTGGGCGCCGGCCGTG GAGTCGGCACGGTGGGCTCCTCGGCCCAGCACCGCCAGCCTGGCGTCGGTCCCCTGGCCCTGAGCTCAGAGGCGCGGCGGCAGCAGGGCCCCAGCCTCTCCCCACTATCTCCCATCACACAG GCCGTGGCCATGGACGCCCTGTCTCTGGAGCAGCAGCTGCCCTACGCCTTCTTTGCCCAGGCTGGGTCCCAGCCGCCCCCGCAACCCCAGCCCCCGCCACCGCCCCCCTCCGCCTCGCAGCAGCAGCCGCCCCCACAGGTGCACAGCAGGCT CCCGGGCAGTTCCCCCAGGCCCAGCGCCCACCTGCTAGTGGGGGGCCCGCAGCCCCTGCCGCTCGCAGTCACAgcccctcc ctctcctcagTCCCCTGCGGACAGCCCTGGCCAGCCAGCCATGGGAATAGACCTGGCCTCG GTGCCTCCGCTGCAGCAGTACCGCGCTGGCGCCGGCTCGCCGGCCAACCAGTCTCCCACCTCGCCCGTCTCCAACCAAGGCTTCTCCCCGGGGAGCTCCCCGCAG CACTCTTCCACCCTGGGCAGTGTCTTTGGGGACTCCTACTACGAGCAGCAGATGGCAGCCCGGCAGGCCAATGCCCTGTCCCAGCAG CTGGAGCAGTTCAACATGCTGGAGAGCGCCCTCGGCTCCAGCGGCCTCTACAGTCCAGGCTCGACGCTCAGCTACTCGCAGGCTGCCACCTTGGGCCTCGCGGGCAGCCCCGGGCGCCTGGCGGATACGCAGCCGCTGGCCTTCTCCAGCCACGGCAGCATCCCCAACATCATCCTCACAG TGACCGGAGAGTCCCCGCCCAGCCTCTCAAAAGAACTGACCAGCACGCTGGCCGGGGTTGGCGTCGGCGATGTGCCCTTTGATGCCGACCCCCAGTTTCCGTTGGACGAGCTGAAGATCGACCCCCTGACCCTGGACGGACTGCACATGCTGAACGACCCTGACATGGTCCTGGCCGACCCGGCCACGGAGGACA